A section of the Elizabethkingia anophelis R26 genome encodes:
- a CDS encoding COG1470 family protein gives MNFFKKIISTILMVGITMCYAQKSAVSIETDQKLSVFNEDMVSILLKISNNTNIERNIDIDIQTVKGIRVINNISSIHLKANEKAFLPVKIFVEKNQPAGITTIKYAITESSLALATAETSITVQSKRGLKIVANEPQVLMYKVGDSIKISTQVYNSGNREENVEIIASFPQADGRDLSLSKTVKLEPFVNKEVSFSKIVDKDLLKMELFTVNVAGLNAEKEFFGNAIVIVQNALGNRKYVDPNFINFYRPAYQVNHISLSSRNAFLNYDSSYNLDLHTEFYAGGIKGIVNVNGTYWSNNNTKPLFTNTWVRLEGKGVGVQLGNLNASDLEVNLVGRGAEVSVNPFKDKRSGIRVGAVEKSYNLIDPLDLNNSLRGYSSYAKSSVSLNEKVSLDNSIVLDNDPYQRSFILMNEYHYNNNKQTFYDVRLGYGYTSSKGEVSNTASSIAAGLNLNTSFGKYTLSSNNYYSSSYYPGIRKGNTVFEERLFRNFTKFNLWLGYSLNNYNPKSIDPQYEYNTVSNRSKIEMGTSFTIARNTKLSIIPQWTTERSNVFINSSFKSENVDFNSAFINTAFNYTSPDYKSSVSLVLSQGYSRYIGYTPSSFIYRLQANWYYKNFMLSANYQKGNFMLYEGNFNNTLSNNTERISAIANYKISLLNKRLNLVLGSIFNSDRFIGKSFSVNSNLDYRILSGTKLFASYNFNKYLNGIYRSANNYYQIGIMQDLPSFGEEKGNSKTGNIELFFYYDLNNNGQYDSTIDLPASDLKTKINNTLFIAPKNGNIKYRKVPYGTYMIKALEDKWYVDDLRINVDRKDVFLTIPLQKTSMVKGKVQYQEATKTQYDVIEVLSGLPVVFQNSQFKNFVFYTNERGEYSAYLPVGHYKVFVDGNALQKNVYVEASQSVDIAEGNTSMLKPFILKVKERKVEVKRFGIK, from the coding sequence TTGAACTTCTTCAAAAAAATTATATCAACCATCTTAATGGTGGGGATAACCATGTGTTATGCCCAGAAAAGCGCTGTTAGTATAGAAACTGACCAAAAGCTTAGTGTTTTCAATGAAGACATGGTAAGTATATTACTTAAAATTAGTAATAATACAAACATTGAACGAAATATAGATATAGATATACAAACAGTAAAAGGGATAAGAGTTATTAACAATATTTCTTCCATACATCTAAAAGCTAATGAGAAGGCATTTTTACCGGTTAAAATATTTGTGGAAAAGAACCAGCCAGCGGGTATAACTACTATAAAATATGCTATAACTGAGAGTAGTCTGGCTTTGGCAACAGCAGAAACCAGTATTACAGTACAATCTAAACGTGGATTAAAGATTGTAGCCAACGAGCCACAAGTACTGATGTATAAGGTTGGTGATTCTATAAAGATTTCCACACAGGTATATAACAGTGGAAATCGGGAAGAAAATGTAGAAATTATTGCCAGCTTTCCACAAGCTGATGGCCGGGATCTTAGCTTGAGTAAAACTGTAAAACTTGAACCCTTTGTAAATAAAGAAGTAAGCTTCTCTAAAATTGTGGATAAAGATCTTCTGAAGATGGAGCTTTTTACTGTAAATGTGGCGGGGCTGAATGCGGAAAAGGAGTTTTTTGGAAATGCTATTGTTATTGTACAGAATGCATTAGGAAACAGAAAATACGTTGATCCTAATTTTATCAACTTTTACAGACCTGCATATCAGGTCAACCATATTAGCCTTAGCAGTCGGAATGCTTTTCTAAATTATGATTCTTCTTATAATCTGGATTTGCATACCGAATTTTATGCTGGCGGGATAAAAGGGATTGTGAATGTGAATGGTACTTATTGGAGTAATAACAACACAAAACCTTTATTTACCAATACCTGGGTAAGATTAGAAGGAAAAGGTGTAGGAGTACAATTGGGTAACCTGAATGCCAGCGATCTGGAAGTAAACCTTGTGGGGCGTGGTGCTGAAGTTTCTGTTAACCCATTTAAAGACAAAAGATCTGGCATTCGGGTTGGGGCTGTTGAAAAAAGTTATAATCTTATAGATCCTCTGGATTTAAATAATTCATTGAGGGGGTATTCCAGTTATGCAAAGTCATCAGTAAGCCTCAATGAAAAGGTATCTTTGGATAATTCTATTGTTCTGGACAATGACCCGTACCAAAGAAGCTTTATCCTGATGAATGAATACCATTACAATAATAATAAGCAGACGTTTTATGATGTAAGGCTGGGCTATGGGTACACTTCTTCGAAAGGCGAGGTCTCGAATACAGCATCTTCCATAGCTGCAGGACTAAATCTGAATACATCATTTGGAAAGTATACACTAAGTTCCAATAACTATTACAGCAGTAGTTATTACCCGGGGATTAGAAAAGGAAATACTGTTTTTGAAGAAAGATTATTCAGAAACTTTACTAAGTTTAATCTATGGCTGGGGTATAGCCTGAATAATTATAACCCGAAGAGCATCGATCCGCAATACGAATATAATACAGTTTCCAACAGAAGTAAGATTGAAATGGGAACCAGTTTTACAATTGCCAGAAACACAAAACTCAGTATTATCCCGCAATGGACTACAGAACGTTCCAATGTATTTATTAACAGTAGTTTTAAAAGCGAAAATGTAGACTTTAACTCGGCTTTTATTAACACTGCATTTAACTATACAAGTCCGGATTATAAAAGTAGTGTAAGCTTGGTTCTTTCACAAGGTTATTCCAGATATATTGGCTATACACCTAGTAGTTTTATATACAGATTGCAGGCTAACTGGTATTATAAAAATTTTATGCTGAGTGCTAATTACCAAAAGGGTAATTTTATGCTATATGAGGGTAATTTTAATAATACCCTTAGTAATAATACTGAAAGAATTTCTGCAATTGCCAATTACAAAATCAGTTTGCTGAACAAGCGCCTTAATCTGGTATTGGGTTCTATTTTCAATTCTGACAGATTTATCGGGAAAAGTTTTTCTGTTAATAGTAATTTGGATTACAGAATTTTATCCGGAACAAAACTTTTTGCCAGTTATAACTTCAACAAGTATCTGAACGGGATATACAGATCGGCTAATAATTACTATCAGATTGGTATTATGCAGGATCTCCCAAGCTTTGGTGAAGAAAAAGGAAATTCCAAAACCGGAAATATAGAACTGTTTTTTTATTATGATCTTAATAATAACGGACAGTATGATTCAACTATAGATCTGCCTGCATCGGATCTGAAAACTAAAATTAACAATACCCTGTTTATTGCTCCTAAAAATGGAAATATAAAATACAGAAAAGTACCTTATGGGACTTATATGATTAAAGCTCTGGAGGATAAATGGTATGTAGATGATCTGAGAATTAATGTAGACCGGAAAGATGTATTTCTGACCATACCATTACAAAAAACAAGCATGGTAAAAGGAAAAGTGCAGTATCAGGAGGCAACTAAAACACAATACGACGTTATCGAAGTTTTATCAGGGCTGCCTGTAGTGTTTCAGAATAGCCAATTTAAAAACTTTGTTTTCTATACCAATGAGAGAGGTGAGTACTCTGCCTATTTACCAGTAGGGCATTATAAGGTATTTGTTGACGGGAACGCACTGCAAAAAAATGTCTATGTTGAAGCCAGTCAAAGTGTGGATATTGCAGAAGGAAATACCTCGATGCTGAAGCCTTTTATTCTAAAAGTTAAAGAAAGAAAGGTAGAGGTTAAGCGATTCGGAATTAAGTAA
- a CDS encoding fimbrial biogenesis chaperone, protein MKRILISLSILFIFLFGIIAKGQAGITVSPPRNYFTSNAGESSTKKVLVTNPSKTTTLELTVSLNDWTYDEKGNNVISEPGTLENSAVNWVSIKPQSYFSLNPGETKELEITVTPPAIRKDALPVHTCLMYITQTNPVDAINEKGALVKVSVRTGIKIYHRYSSQREPNMDFTDYKYEKDSKSLVLEIINQGNVWTDGTIHTEMINQQNDAKYNLEDEIIYTLPSDKRIVTIPLPKGLDKGKYIVTSTFTYGDDNVIKMAELTFINE, encoded by the coding sequence ATGAAAAGAATTCTGATAAGTTTAAGCATTCTGTTTATTTTCCTGTTTGGTATTATTGCAAAAGGGCAAGCGGGGATTACCGTTAGTCCTCCACGTAATTATTTTACTTCCAATGCAGGAGAGAGTAGCACGAAAAAAGTCCTGGTAACTAATCCGAGCAAAACAACAACATTGGAGTTAACAGTCTCTCTTAATGATTGGACCTACGATGAAAAAGGTAATAATGTGATTTCGGAACCAGGTACTTTAGAAAATTCGGCTGTAAATTGGGTAAGCATAAAACCACAGTCATATTTTAGTCTGAATCCGGGAGAAACCAAAGAACTGGAAATTACTGTTACACCACCGGCTATCCGCAAGGATGCATTACCTGTTCATACATGTCTTATGTATATCACACAGACCAACCCCGTAGATGCTATTAATGAGAAAGGGGCTTTGGTAAAAGTAAGTGTAAGAACTGGTATAAAGATTTATCATCGTTATTCTTCTCAGCGTGAACCCAATATGGATTTCACGGATTACAAATACGAAAAAGATAGTAAAAGTCTGGTTTTAGAAATTATAAATCAGGGAAATGTATGGACAGATGGTACGATTCATACAGAGATGATTAATCAGCAAAATGATGCCAAGTATAATCTGGAAGATGAGATTATTTATACACTTCCATCGGACAAACGTATTGTGACTATCCCATTACCGAAAGGTCTGGATAAAGGTAAGTATATTGTAACCTCTACATTTACTTATGGCGATGATAATGTTATTAAAATGGCCGAGTTAACCTTCATCAATGAATAG
- a CDS encoding helix-turn-helix domain-containing protein, producing MQKDWGIYRLKDADDLDVSIHPLAYSILYTATDHLNIIIKDKTISIDPETFYFLPPKSSFSVIEKYKKAVLIWFKPEVFMDRLKFLYYITNCFFFQNPIGVAAKNSFIPYKFIVKNYARPLQTPGANPLIKRNLLANFIEFILIRAQLDFDPGFERGTKNVYDQEIATKFSELLDQQVTFNLVVSYYADKLNITKRRLDKATQIIYGCSAKSLITGKALDKAKSMLRATSIPVKNISLELGFSQESNFNNFFKLHIGMTPMQYRINANAIVFGENAALS from the coding sequence ATGCAAAAGGACTGGGGTATTTATCGACTAAAAGATGCTGATGACTTGGATGTTAGTATTCATCCATTGGCATATTCCATTCTGTATACTGCAACAGACCATTTAAACATCATCATTAAAGACAAAACTATAAGTATAGATCCGGAAACATTTTATTTTTTACCTCCTAAAAGTTCCTTTTCTGTTATAGAAAAATATAAAAAGGCAGTGCTTATCTGGTTCAAACCGGAAGTATTTATGGACCGTTTAAAATTTCTGTATTATATTACCAATTGTTTTTTCTTTCAAAATCCGATAGGTGTTGCCGCAAAAAATAGTTTTATTCCTTACAAATTTATTGTTAAGAACTATGCAAGGCCACTTCAAACACCTGGAGCTAATCCTTTGATTAAAAGAAATTTGCTGGCTAATTTTATAGAGTTTATTCTAATAAGAGCACAATTAGATTTCGATCCGGGATTTGAAAGAGGGACTAAAAATGTTTATGATCAGGAAATAGCAACTAAGTTTAGTGAGCTGCTGGATCAACAGGTAACATTTAATCTTGTGGTAAGTTACTATGCTGATAAACTTAATATAACAAAGCGAAGATTAGACAAAGCTACCCAGATTATTTACGGATGTTCTGCAAAAAGCCTTATTACGGGAAAGGCTTTGGATAAAGCGAAATCGATGTTAAGGGCCACTTCAATACCTGTTAAAAATATCAGCCTGGAATTAGGATTTTCACAAGAGTCAAATTTCAATAATTTCTTCAAACTTCACATTGGGATGACACCAATGCAATACCGGATAAATGCCAATGCTATTGTTTTTGGTGAAAATGCAGCCCTAAGTTAA
- a CDS encoding alpha-amylase, translating to MNGTMLQSFHWYTDGDSFLWKNIQETADYLKDIGITAVWLPPAYKCASGAYSVGYDPYDLFDLGEFNQKGSVPTKYGSKDDYLTAIKCLKENAIQVIVDVVLNHKAGGDELEEFQVVEVNTENRNEVLSEPFNIQSYTKFNFPERNRQYSEFIWDFTCFSGVEYAEGVDGEHIYRVLNEHSDDWDKLISDEKGNYDFLMSNDINFRNPNVVGELDYWGRWYYEQIGYNGVRLDAVKHITPSFFKDWLYKLREATEENIFAVGEYWAPNDLPILEKYIEVTEGCMSLFDAPLQHQFYLASNQGADYDLSKIFDGTLVQSQPDKAVTLVDNHDTQPLQQLEAPVEHWFKPIAYALILLRSEGYPCIFYPDLFGAHYVDKDKEGNDTEIFLEQVKELEVFLKIRQNNVYGLQRNYLDDPDCIGWTLEGNDISQGCAVIISNNGPREKIMEIGARYAGKSFYDILKGVNEHIEIDKNGYGKFSVSENNISVWVML from the coding sequence ATGAACGGAACAATGCTTCAGTCTTTCCATTGGTATACGGATGGGGATTCATTTTTGTGGAAAAATATTCAGGAAACAGCAGATTATTTAAAAGATATTGGAATAACAGCAGTATGGCTTCCTCCAGCTTATAAATGTGCAAGTGGAGCTTATTCTGTAGGTTACGATCCATATGATTTATTCGATCTGGGAGAATTCAATCAAAAAGGAAGTGTACCAACTAAATACGGATCAAAAGATGATTATCTTACTGCTATAAAATGCCTTAAAGAAAACGCTATTCAGGTGATCGTTGATGTTGTACTGAATCATAAAGCCGGCGGAGATGAACTGGAAGAGTTTCAGGTGGTTGAAGTAAATACAGAGAACCGAAATGAGGTATTGTCCGAGCCTTTTAATATTCAATCTTATACGAAGTTTAATTTTCCTGAAAGAAATAGACAGTATTCAGAATTTATCTGGGATTTTACTTGTTTTTCCGGTGTGGAGTATGCTGAAGGTGTAGATGGAGAACACATATACCGGGTTCTTAATGAGCATAGTGATGATTGGGATAAGTTGATAAGTGATGAAAAGGGAAACTATGATTTCCTGATGAGTAATGATATTAATTTCCGAAATCCAAATGTTGTAGGCGAATTGGATTATTGGGGAAGATGGTATTATGAACAGATTGGTTACAATGGTGTAAGGCTGGATGCGGTAAAGCATATTACACCATCTTTTTTTAAAGACTGGTTGTATAAGCTTCGTGAAGCTACAGAAGAGAATATATTTGCTGTAGGTGAATACTGGGCTCCAAATGATTTGCCAATACTTGAAAAATATATAGAAGTAACAGAGGGATGTATGAGTCTTTTTGATGCTCCATTGCAACATCAATTTTATTTAGCTTCTAATCAAGGGGCTGACTATGATCTGAGTAAAATTTTTGATGGAACACTAGTTCAGAGCCAACCGGATAAAGCTGTTACCTTAGTAGATAATCATGATACCCAACCATTGCAGCAATTAGAAGCCCCTGTAGAACATTGGTTTAAACCAATAGCTTATGCTTTAATTCTGCTTAGATCTGAAGGTTATCCTTGTATATTCTATCCGGATTTATTTGGTGCACATTATGTTGATAAAGATAAGGAAGGAAATGACACTGAAATTTTTCTGGAGCAAGTAAAAGAACTTGAAGTTTTTCTGAAAATCCGTCAGAATAATGTTTATGGATTGCAAAGGAATTATCTTGATGATCCTGATTGTATTGGCTGGACTCTTGAAGGAAATGATATTTCGCAGGGATGTGCTGTTATTATTAGTAATAACGGACCAAGGGAGAAAATAATGGAAATTGGAGCAAGATATGCAGGAAAATCCTTCTATGATATATTAAAAGGAGTAAACGAGCATATTGAAATTGATAAAAATGGGTACGGAAAATTTTCAGTTTCGGAAAATAATATAAGTGTATGGGTCATGTTGTGA
- the dinB gene encoding DNA polymerase IV: MDFPFPLRKIIHVDMDAFYASVEQHDNPELKGKPIAVGGVHRGVVAAASYEARQYGVRSAMPSKTAQQKCPNLIFVRPRFLRYKEISQQIRQIFYEYTDLVEPLSLDEAYLDVTENKKGIESANQIALEIRKKIFEKTGLTASAGISVNKFLAKVASDINKPNGQKTIHPQNVLSFLEELPIEKFYGIGKVTANKMNTLSIYKGKDLKNKSLEELVLLFGKSGKHYYNVVRGIQYSEVKPHRIAKSVAVEETFWEDLLDEDTVFEKIDEITDELFRRLERSGIKGKTLTLKIKYKDFTLFTRSKTESQYLENKFSLSALAKQLWQSRPFDKPIRLLGLSLSNLNTEEKKQVSVQLKIPFPEFL; the protein is encoded by the coding sequence ATGGATTTCCCTTTTCCGCTTCGTAAGATTATTCATGTAGATATGGATGCATTTTATGCCTCCGTAGAACAGCATGATAATCCTGAATTAAAAGGAAAACCTATTGCTGTAGGCGGTGTTCATCGTGGAGTTGTTGCGGCGGCAAGTTATGAAGCCCGACAATATGGTGTACGCTCTGCTATGCCCAGCAAAACAGCACAACAGAAATGTCCCAATTTGATTTTTGTACGACCAAGATTTCTCAGGTATAAGGAAATCTCCCAGCAAATCCGTCAGATATTTTATGAATATACAGATTTGGTAGAACCTTTGTCCCTGGATGAAGCCTATCTGGATGTTACAGAAAATAAAAAAGGTATTGAGTCTGCTAACCAGATTGCATTGGAAATTCGGAAAAAAATATTTGAAAAAACGGGTTTGACGGCTTCTGCAGGAATATCTGTTAATAAGTTTCTGGCAAAAGTTGCATCAGATATCAATAAGCCTAATGGACAAAAAACGATTCATCCACAAAATGTTCTCAGCTTTTTAGAAGAGCTGCCTATAGAGAAATTTTATGGTATAGGTAAGGTTACTGCTAATAAAATGAACACCCTTAGTATTTATAAGGGAAAAGATCTTAAAAATAAAAGTCTTGAAGAGCTGGTTTTGCTTTTTGGTAAATCGGGAAAACATTATTATAATGTAGTAAGAGGCATTCAATATTCAGAAGTGAAGCCTCACCGAATTGCGAAGAGTGTAGCTGTTGAGGAAACTTTTTGGGAAGATTTGCTGGATGAAGATACCGTTTTTGAAAAAATAGATGAAATTACTGATGAATTGTTCCGTCGCCTTGAAAGATCTGGAATTAAAGGGAAGACGCTGACATTGAAAATAAAATACAAAGATTTTACTTTATTTACCCGCAGTAAAACCGAAAGCCAGTATCTCGAAAATAAATTTTCATTATCTGCACTTGCTAAACAACTTTGGCAGAGCCGCCCGTTCGATAAACCTATACGCCTTCTGGGATTGTCCCTATCTAACCTTAATACTGAGGAAAAGAAGCAGGTTTCCGTACAGCTTAAAATTCCTTTTCCGGAGTTTTTATAA
- a CDS encoding GNAT family N-acetyltransferase: MIILRYATKEDLPVLLEFEQGVVTAERPYNPTLIEGEIHYYDLNSLINSENAALIVAESRNEIIASGYALIRNVEKDYYKFSRYAYLGFMYVKPDHRGKGVNKLILDELTNWSRDQGVSEIRLEVYADNESAVKAYEKTDFEPLLLLMRKKI, encoded by the coding sequence ATGATTATACTAAGATATGCTACAAAAGAGGATTTGCCTGTTCTTTTAGAATTTGAACAGGGAGTTGTAACGGCTGAAAGACCATATAATCCTACCTTGATAGAAGGCGAAATTCATTATTATGACCTGAATTCATTAATAAACTCAGAGAATGCTGCTCTTATTGTTGCGGAGAGTCGTAATGAAATTATAGCTTCGGGTTATGCACTTATCAGAAATGTGGAAAAGGATTATTACAAGTTTTCCAGATATGCTTATTTGGGATTTATGTATGTGAAGCCTGATCACAGAGGAAAGGGTGTTAATAAGTTGATTCTTGATGAGTTAACAAACTGGTCACGAGATCAGGGAGTTTCAGAAATTCGATTAGAGGTTTATGCTGATAATGAATCAGCAGTTAAAGCCTATGAAAAGACAGATTTTGAACCTCTTCTTCTATTAATGAGAAAGAAGATATAA